Genomic window (Candidatus Binatia bacterium):
CTACCCGCTTTCGCGGACAGCGGCTGTCCCCTGCGCCCGTCCCGCGGCCGAGCGCAACATCTTGTAGCGCATCGGCTCGCGAAACCCTAGCGGTTGTTTCGCGGCGCGGGGAAGGGCGGAGGCTCGGGTGTGGGCAGGCCGGCGCGGATGCGGGCGGAGAACGCCGGGTCGTGGTCGGCGGCCCGGGCGCGCTCGACCACGTTGCTGCGCTCCTTGAGCTCGGCGAACGGCAGGCTCGTGTCGATCGCGCCGCGCTCGTAGAGCATCTCGTCGACGTGGCCGTTGACGAGCAGCCGCCAGTCCCACGGCGCGGCGACGCCGACGTGCTGCGTGTGCACGCGGATGCCGGTCGTGCAGTTCTCGAGCAGCGCGTTGTACCAGCGCGGCTTGCGCGCGAGCTCGTTCATGGTCTCGACGTAGTCGAGCAGCAGCTCGCGGACGGGCTCCGGGCGCGCGCGCAGGCGGTAGAGGTAGACCTGCTCGCCGCGGTAGTTCGTGCGCAGCCGCACCACGTCCCGCTCGTCCGCGACCACGTAGTACAGCTCGTACTCGCGGAAGAAGCCGCGGATCGCCGAGTACGCCTCATCGCGCTCCTTGCGCGTCTCGATCGAGATCGCGAGGTGCTCGCCGTCGCCGAAGTCGAAGCTGACGATCGTGTGCGCGATCGCGGGCGAGCCCCAGTAGGAGAGGAAGAGGTCGAGCCCGCGCAGCTTGCGGAGGTCGTAGCGGCGCTCCTCCCAGCGCTCGGTGAAGTCGGTCTCGCTGCGGTAGTCGAAGTTGCGGACGTTCTCGACGATCAGCGTGTCGCCCTCGACGCGCGCCGTCGGCGGACGCGCGACGTCGGGCGCCCAGTCGCGCTGGTTCGACGGCCGCAGCGACGACCACCACAGCAGCACCACCGCGAAGGCGATGCCGACGAGCGCCGCGCGACGCGCGAGCGAGCGCACGCGCAAGAGCACGAGCAGCACGCCCGCGGCGAACGCGAGCGCGACGCCGTGCGCGAGCCACGCCGGTCCCGGCAGCCGGAACCACAGGGCGAGCACCGCCCAGGGGGTGAAGGGCAGAGCCGCGACGGCGAGCAGGACGCTTCCGGCTCTTCTCATCCGGGCGGCGGGGCGGTTGCGGCGTTCGGGTGCGCGGCGTCGTACTCGGCGATGTGCTCGAGCAGGATGCGGCGGATCTCGTTGATCGTGTGCGGATTGTCCTGGCACGAGTGCCCGGACACCACGATGAACTCCGACTCGACGCCGTCGATGTGCGCGCTCGTGTACTCGACGACGCCGTCGTCCGCGGTCTCGAACGGCGCCTCGGGATCCTTCACCGCGATGATCGAGTGTCCCTTGATCCCGGGCGCGAGCGGCGTCTTCGAGAGCTCCTCGATCATCGGGTTGCCCGGCGTCATGCCGAAGACGCTCGTGCCCAGGCCCCAGGCGCGCGCGTTGAGCTTGTCCTGGTTGCGCCGCAGCAGGTCGGTGCCGAGGCGCGTGAGATCGGCCGGCAAGACGATCAGCCGCGCCGCCTGGTGCGCGAGCCAGCTTCCCGCGACGTAGCTGCCACGGTGCGGGGTGGCGAGGAAGACGACGCGCTTGACGCTCGGGACGGGCTCGATGAACGCCATGTTGCGGATCATCTCGCGCTCGTCGTTGCCGAGGTCGATCTCGTCGAACGGACGGTTGCTCGCGATGCGCCAGAAGCGATCGCCGCTGTCGATCGCGGTGAGCTTGGCGAGCAGCCCGCCCTGGCTGTGGCCGATCACCACCATGTCGCGCAGCGCGGGGTCCTTGCCTTCGGGGTCGAGCGTCTCGACCATCTCGCGCAGCGACTCGCGCAGCAGCATCGCCGAGTAGCCGATCGGGTTGCCGGTGTCGTACATGAAGAGCCACGCCTGCACGCGCGGCCCGATGCGGCTGTCGTTGAGGATCTCGTTCATGAGCTGCGCCCAGCGACCCGGGCTCGACGCCGTGCCGTGGACGAGGATGATCGGGATCCGCCCCGGGCGGTACGGCGACAGCGACGCGAGCTGCGTGCCCTTCTCGATCGCGCCGACCCGCTGCAGGAAGCCGCCGATCTCGCGCTGCCAGACCGGCGACTCGGCGAGCATGTAGGCGAGCGACGCCGTCGTCTCGCTCTCGAGCGGCACGCGCTGCCCGTCGATCTCGACGTCGCGTTGCTGCACGGGCTCCTCGAGCGTCAGCCAGCCGGCGACCCGTCCCGCCTCGAGCTGCGGTCCGACGTCGTCGCCGAGCCGCAGCACCGCGGTCACCGGCACCTTCACCCACGGCTCGACGTGATCGTCGAAGCTCTTGCCGTACAGCGGCTCGGTGCTCGCCGCGAGCGGCGCGCCGATGCCGGTCCAGCGGTAGCGCGTCGCGAGGCCCTTCACCTCGAGGTCGGCGACCGGCACGAAGTCGGTCAGCTTGCGGCTGCCCCAGATCAGCTCCGACTCGTCGAAGTAGACGTCGAGCGTGCCGAACGGCACCGGGTAGCTGCCCGACTGCGGCACGAAGTTGCCGCGCCGTCCGTAGGCGAAGCCGCGCACGAGGCCGCGGTTGTACATGTCGGCCGCGACGCGGATGCGCGCGTCGAGCGGCTGCAGCGGCTCGTCTTCGCGCGGGAAGAGGAAGAGCCAGGCGTACACCGCGGCGGCGCGGTGGTAGGCCGGGTCGTTCTTCCTGTCGGCGTAGGCGAACGAGAGCTCGGCGAGCGCGTAGACGTCGTTGCGTCGCGCTTCACCGCGCGCCAGCACCTCGTGCAGCGCGGCGATGGTGGCGGCCGGGTCGTCCTCCCAGAGCTCGACGAGGTCGTAGCGGTAGAGCGTGTTGCGCGTCGGCGCGCTCAGCGTGTCCGAGGTCAAGATGCTGCGCTGCAGCTCGCGCTGCACGGTGGTCGGGTCCATGCGCTTGACGCCGACCGGCGTGCCGCAGCCGGCGATCGTCGAGCAGCAGACGAGCAGCAGCGCGACGCCGACGTGGAGCGTGTGCTGCTTCACCGCGCCCCTTCGCTCGGCGGCACGTAGAACACCGACGGACGCTCGTGCGAGCCGAGGACGGCTTGCGGCGTCAGGTGCCGGAAGAGCTGGATCAGACCCGCGACGTTGCCGGTCCAGCCGGTCTGGTGGCTCGCGCCGATGCCGGCGCCGTTGTCGCCGTGGAAGTACTCGTAGAACAGCAGCAGGTCGCGGAAGTGGGGATCGGTCTGGAACTTCGTCGTGTCGCCGTAGACGGGGCGGCGGCCGTCGGCGCCGCGGCGGAAGATGGTGATGAGCCTCCGCGCGATCTCCTCCGCGACGCCGTAGAGCGTCATGCGGCGTCCCGAGCCGGTCGGGCACTCCACCGTGAAGTCGTCACCGTAGTAGGCGTACATCGTCAGCAGCGCGCGGATGATCAGCAGATTGGTCGGGAACCACACCGGTCCACGCCAGTTCGAGTTGCCACCGAAGAGCCCCGAGGTCGACTCCGCCGGCTGGTACTCGACGCGGTGCTCCTCGCCGTGCACCACGAACACGAACGGGTGCTCGAGGTGATGGCGGGAGATCGAGCGGATTCCGAACGGGCTCAGAAACTCGCCTTCGTCGAGCATGTGCGCAAGGACGCGGCGCAGCTTGCTCTCCTGGAGGACACCGAGCAAGCGACGGCCGCCGACGCCCACCTCGGTCGGCGGCATGATGTTGTGCAGCAGCTCGGGGTAGCGCTCGAGGTAGCGCTGCACGCCACGGAACAGGCGGGGAAAGCGCTCTCTGACGTCGGTCGCCCAGATGGTGGTCGTCGCGCACAGCGGCAGCAGCCCCACCAGCGAGCGCACCTTGAGGCGCTGCGCGCTGCCGTCGGGGAGGCGCAGCACGTCGTAGAAGAACCCGTCCTCCTCGTCCCACATCGCGTCGTGCGCCTCGCCGATGCGGTCCATCGCCGCGGCGATCGACAGCGCGTGCTCGACGAACTTCAGCGCGAGCTCCTCGTACGCCGGATCCTCGGCCGCGAGCTCGAGCGCGATCTCGAGCATGTTGTGGCTGTAGAGCACCATCCACGCCGTGCCGTCCGCTTGCTCGAGCGAGCCGCCGGTCGGCAGCGGCTTCGAGCGGTCGAAGACGCCGATGTTGTCGAGGCCGAGGAAGCCGCCCTCGAAGACGTTCTTGCCGCGCGGATCCTTGCGATTGACCCACCAGGTGAAGTTGACCAGCAGCTTGTGGAAGGCGCGCTCGAGCCAGGCGCGATCGGCGCGGCCGGTGCGCATGAGCTCGCTGCGGTAGACGTGGATCGTCGCCCAGCCGTGCACCGGCGGATTGACGTCGCCGAAGTTCCACTCGTAGGCGGGAAGCTGACCGCTCGGGTGGAGGTAGAGCTCGTTCAGCATCAGGTCGAGCTGCTGCTTCGCGAAGTCGATGTCGACGATCGCCAGCGCGAGGCAGTGGAAGGCGAGGTCCCACGCCGCGTACCACGGGTACTCCCACTTGTCGGGCATCGAGATGACGTCGTCGTTCAGCATGTGGAACCACTCGCGGTTCCGCACGCTGCCAGCCTCCTTGTGGCGCAGCGGATGGCTCCGGTGCTCGTCGAGCCAGACGTCGAGGTCGAAGAAGTAGTACTGCTTCGACCACAGCATCCCGGCGAGTGCTTGACG
Coding sequences:
- a CDS encoding DUF4105 domain-containing protein, whose translation is MRRAGSVLLAVAALPFTPWAVLALWFRLPGPAWLAHGVALAFAAGVLLVLLRVRSLARRAALVGIAFAVVLLWWSSLRPSNQRDWAPDVARPPTARVEGDTLIVENVRNFDYRSETDFTERWEERRYDLRKLRGLDLFLSYWGSPAIAHTIVSFDFGDGEHLAISIETRKERDEAYSAIRGFFREYELYYVVADERDVVRLRTNYRGEQVYLYRLRARPEPVRELLLDYVETMNELARKPRWYNALLENCTTGIRVHTQHVGVAAPWDWRLLVNGHVDEMLYERGAIDTSLPFAELKERSNVVERARAADHDPAFSARIRAGLPTPEPPPFPAPRNNR
- a CDS encoding glucosidase gives rise to the protein MTAEQQRLDEARSGVAWRRWGPYLSERQWGTVREDYSETGAAWDSFTHDQARSRTYRWGEDGLLGISDDKQRLCFALALWNGRDGILKERLFGLTNSEGNHGEDVKEYYFYLDSTPTHSYMKALYKYPQRAFPYADLVETNRARTRRELEYELIDTGVLDDDRYFDVFVEYAKAAPDDVAIRITVANRGPEDARLHVLPTLWFRNTWRRPHGGAKPSLRARDGSSSEPAIVASHDVLGTYVLSCDDASATLLFTDNESNEERLSGQPNASPFVKDAFHRWLVDGEAGAVNPERTGTKSAAHVAYVVPARGERVLRLRLRADGSHEPAFGAGFDALFEQRKAEADAFYDVLTPPAADAEERMIARQALAGMLWSKQYYFFDLDVWLDEHRSHPLRHKEAGSVRNREWFHMLNDDVISMPDKWEYPWYAAWDLAFHCLALAIVDIDFAKQQLDLMLNELYLHPSGQLPAYEWNFGDVNPPVHGWATIHVYRSELMRTGRADRAWLERAFHKLLVNFTWWVNRKDPRGKNVFEGGFLGLDNIGVFDRSKPLPTGGSLEQADGTAWMVLYSHNMLEIALELAAEDPAYEELALKFVEHALSIAAAMDRIGEAHDAMWDEEDGFFYDVLRLPDGSAQRLKVRSLVGLLPLCATTTIWATDVRERFPRLFRGVQRYLERYPELLHNIMPPTEVGVGGRRLLGVLQESKLRRVLAHMLDEGEFLSPFGIRSISRHHLEHPFVFVVHGEEHRVEYQPAESTSGLFGGNSNWRGPVWFPTNLLIIRALLTMYAYYGDDFTVECPTGSGRRMTLYGVAEEIARRLITIFRRGADGRRPVYGDTTKFQTDPHFRDLLLFYEYFHGDNGAGIGASHQTGWTGNVAGLIQLFRHLTPQAVLGSHERPSVFYVPPSEGAR
- a CDS encoding alpha/beta hydrolase encodes the protein MKQHTLHVGVALLLVCCSTIAGCGTPVGVKRMDPTTVQRELQRSILTSDTLSAPTRNTLYRYDLVELWEDDPAATIAALHEVLARGEARRNDVYALAELSFAYADRKNDPAYHRAAAVYAWLFLFPREDEPLQPLDARIRVAADMYNRGLVRGFAYGRRGNFVPQSGSYPVPFGTLDVYFDESELIWGSRKLTDFVPVADLEVKGLATRYRWTGIGAPLAASTEPLYGKSFDDHVEPWVKVPVTAVLRLGDDVGPQLEAGRVAGWLTLEEPVQQRDVEIDGQRVPLESETTASLAYMLAESPVWQREIGGFLQRVGAIEKGTQLASLSPYRPGRIPIILVHGTASSPGRWAQLMNEILNDSRIGPRVQAWLFMYDTGNPIGYSAMLLRESLREMVETLDPEGKDPALRDMVVIGHSQGGLLAKLTAIDSGDRFWRIASNRPFDEIDLGNDEREMIRNMAFIEPVPSVKRVVFLATPHRGSYVAGSWLAHQAARLIVLPADLTRLGTDLLRRNQDKLNARAWGLGTSVFGMTPGNPMIEELSKTPLAPGIKGHSIIAVKDPEAPFETADDGVVEYTSAHIDGVESEFIVVSGHSCQDNPHTINEIRRILLEHIAEYDAAHPNAATAPPPG